A window of Grus americana isolate bGruAme1 chromosome 15, bGruAme1.mat, whole genome shotgun sequence genomic DNA:
TGTTCTTGCTCTGTCTTCCATGGCCTTGTTTGTAAACGCTGCAGTTTGTTCTAACCTTCCCTTCGGTAGCTTGAAATCCAGCTCGTAACCTGGCATGGCTGTGGGCATGGACGCTTCATGAAGCTGACAGGCGAAGGATGCTGGTCCCTGGTGACCTTGGGTGTCCATTGAAGTGCAGTCTATGGTATCTGCCATGCGGTGCGTgctctgggggggctggggtgcgTGTGCTACCCGCTGCCGCAGGGACCAGAGCAGGGTCCCGGTGCAGGTGGTGCCCAAGACCCTCTGGCAGCACAGCCGGCCACCCAGGCACGCAGCCGGCAGCACCCAGCTTTTGTGGCTGGAGACGGATGTCTGCAGCCCTGGATCCTCCGCACAATGACCGTGTCCCAGGTGCTTCCCTGGCAGCAGGCACGTTAGACGTGGCTGGAGTTGCCCTTTGTCAGCGCTGGTGTGTGATGTGGGGTCTTGTGGGACCCACTGCTGGGTCAgtgtggtttgtttgtggtGCTGGCATGTTGTCCTATCCCTTTGCACACTCCTGAGCACTGAAAGATCACCAAGTGGGCAACATATCTCTGACACCAGTTTTTAATTAGGGAATCACTACAGCAGCTGGGGCATATTaggtgattttttaaaatgaatattaatttttaaagtttcaccTATGGAAGGAGTTGCCTTGGAAATGGGAGGTGGGGAGACCCCAGCCTTTCTCCATGGGATCTCCAGCGAGTGGGTTTATGCTGGGCTGGGGTGTGTGTGCTCGCTGGTGGGCTGTGTGCCCCGACCCAGCAGTAGCGGCAGGGCTGGTGAGCTGGGCTCTGCAAGCACTACGCTGGGAAGCTCCTGCCTCCCACTGCTTCCTGGCCATGCTCCCCTCAGTGCTCGCCTTGGGCTTTGTCAGACTTTCGGTTGGTGCTGGACAGTTATTTAGGAAGATGGGAGTTACGCGTCGGCTTGTGTGCGTGAAGGGCATCGGCAGTGTGCCCTTTGGAAAAGATTTTGTTGACTTAAAGGACACCGCAAATCTCTGGAGCatttaaatgattaaaaatgaatCAGCAACGAAGTTAATTACTGTGTTCACACTGCTTTTATGCATTGAAATGTCCCTCATTAGCTGCCTGTGAGCACTGGTGTAAATTCTTTGAacataaacatttattaaagGCAGCCGATCCATCATTAAATCTGAGGCTGCCTTAGCacggggcggtggcggcggggacGCGGGGCTGGGCCAGCCACCGCCTGGGCCACGGTCCTCAGGGCGGCATTTCCCCGCTGCGGCCGTGGTGCGGTCtctgggaggaggcagcgagTCCATCCTGCTCAGCGTGGCAGGGGCCCTGCTCTGCGCCCCCATTACCGTACTGCTGCCAGCCTtacggggcagggcagggggtgcaGCCGCAGCGCTGGGGGATTCCCGTttgccccaccagcccctcgcaGGGGTCTTTCACTGCGAAGCACCGGCTGTGCAGCTCTCAGCCGGCGTGGCACTGTGTCCCGTCCTAGACGTCCCCTGCAATGTCACTCAGCCAGGAGAGCTTTTTGTCTTCCTCACACCTCAGTTTCTCGCGTGCTTGACCCAGTTTTGCTTAAACCTCTGAGTAGCTTTGCTTGAACTTTCATCTGCTGATGCTGTCTGCAATcctgctgagcccagcagcGCTGGGCTGCCGGGCGAGAGCCGGTGGCGGCTGTCAGCTGTGTGCACCcgtggcacggcacagcacggtGCGGCACAGCCCCTTCCACAGCAGGCAGAGAGCTCGGGGCCGGGTGCTCGCTCCCATGCAGCAGCCACCTCCTCTCTGCCGTTGTCGGTGGGATTCTGCCTGCgccttcccctgctcctgccagggcaGCACAGCGCCAGCCCTCCTGCACAGCTCCAGCCGAGGGGGCGAGGGGCAGGCTGTGGTGTGGGGAGGGGACCTGCCGTCGGGTCAGGGTGGAGCGGTGCCATGGGACTGTCCTGATGCCAGTGTGCACTCCTGGAAGAGTTTCTGTGCTCGTCTCCAACACGttgagctgcagctggagacgCGTTCTCAGCTCacccttctcccagctcctcgGTGCCATGCAGGGCAATGACCCTTGCCACTCTCCCACCACCCCGTGAGCCCCAGCCGGTCCAGGAGGGTGGCGAGTGGGTGCTCACCTGTGCCAGAGGATTTTGGCTCCCAGCCTGGCGGGCTCCCCACTCCCTGCCTGCGTGCGGGCAGCATCCCTGCATGCAGCCACTGAGCCTGCAACGTCATCTGGAAGAGAGAAAGCACACAGCCCTCGTCACAAGAGCCAGCACTTGGGATTTTTCACCAAATTAAATAGTTTGGTTTTATGCCGATGAGTGGATGGAGTCCAGGATTACGCACATGTCAGCCGCTAGCCTCTGTGGAGAGCCCAGGATGCGCCTGCCACGTCCTCATGCGCAGCGAGCTGCAGCAGGCAAATATTTACCTGGGAGCTGCCCCGATCTCCTCCGTGCTCTGCAAGCTGGATGGAGGGACCAGTGCTGTAACGGGATTATGAGATGGGCGCTCTCCCCACACGTGCTTATCTGCAATATCTCAATCGTCTGATGAATTTTTGTACAAATTCCTCCCTGGGAGAGTGTTTCACGCATGTTCAACATCAAAGCAGCGCAGCCAGCGAGGGAGCACATGTTTCTTTAATGTGGGAGTGTTGTAGGGGCCACGGGGTGCCCAAAGGCAGAttataagaaaattaataattcaGGTCTAGGAAAGGTGCTGGTGAAAAGTTAACTCCTTCAGGGCGAGGCGCTGCCTTTGCATTGGCATAGAcgcagccagggctggggtcTCCACTGCTGCCGCCCCACAGTCGTGGGGCTGCCCAGGGACATGCCAGCTCCCAAGTGCCCTGGGGCACAGTGATGCCAGCTCGGCCACATCAGGggacagcagctctcctggggcCGTGCCAGCGACTGGAAATACCCCACGTGTGTCCCTGCTCCAGTTACATTGGCAAACACAACCTCTAAATCTGCAGGTTGGAAGGGAGCGTTAATGCCCATATCAAATGGCTCTACAGGGCTTTAAGAATTGAGTAActataatgaaaataatctcTAATTCAAGAGGAATTAATGCTGTCTTTCGAGCCAGAGTAATGCATTGAGTGGGAAAATTGGCTggtgccggggcagccccctgctccccctcgGTACGCCCAGCAGGTCCTGCTGCGTGAGAGCCCCTGGCCCCGGGGGAGGGTTTGTAGGGGCACCATCGAGCACACGTGCCTGCAGCCCCGGACTGATGGGCTGTTCTGGGGGGAGCTGTGAAGCCCCCAGTAGTTAAATGCCTCTGTTGGCCAGAGCGTTGGCCTTCTTGACAAGAGCAATGAAAAGCAAACGAAGTGAAAAGCCTGTGGCTGCTGAACAGCGTCTGCAGGGAATGAGGCACGAGCTGCATCCCACTGTTACTGCTGGAAGAGCCGACACCTCCCACCGAGGCTCATccggtgcaggcaggggagagcctgctctgctctccagcccacGGCGTTGCTGCAAGACTGGAGTTTGCTCCACTACATCCCTAATGATTTCTGTGCAGAGCTGCCCTGGTATTCACTCAGCATCAGCATTTTTGACCTCTTCTATTTCTGCCGCATCACAGATTCCCATGATCAGGACATGGTGCGGATGGCTTGCGCACTGCTGTCGGGTGGAGAAAGCCTCGGTGTTTCTCCAGCCTGGCCGTGCTGATGGGGAGAGCGCTGGCAGCGGCTGGTGTGACACCAGCATCAGCAGCACTGTCACTCTGTGGAGGAAgctggagggctggggctgagggaAGCAGCCTCGCGATGCCCTCCCGAACCACCAAAgccaccccctgcccctcccACAGCAGAGGCAACCACCCAGCTCCACTGTCATGGGGGGACCGGTTATCTAATGGGGTTATGATGGTGGCCTcactgtcccctcccagcagcaccgTCCTCGTCCCtggtgctggaggaggtggcCACTGACCATCCGtcagcacccagcagctctcccaaGAGCAGCAAGTTGGTTACTCCAGCTGTCCCTCCGTGCTAGTGTCGCCGGTACGTCACTGTCACCGTGCTGGCATCAGCTCTGGCACCGCCTGGCAGCGGCTCACTCAGTGCGTGCCAGGAGCCGGTGCCAAAGCCAGCTGGGGATCTTCGGCAGAGTCACAGGCGCCTGGGTCGGGTCCCCGAAGCGGCAGGAGCGGCTCCTGCCTGAGCCCTGGCCATGCGGCACTGCAAGCCGGCTACTGAGAGCCTTCACACCTAAACGTGCAAGCCTTGGGCTTAAAACTATGTGACATGCTATTTGTATGCAAATAACTCCGTGAATGCAGAAGTccaaaaatatcattttaaagtCAACTGTAATTAAGTTCACAATGCATTTCCCAGCTCTTGCAGCTCTGGGGATCCCGCCGTTAACGTAAAGATGAATGCCTGGGTGACATTTCTCCCCCTTGCATGGTTTCACTGGtgatttatttatctatttgaGTGGTGTTTTGTTGTCTCAGCAGTCTGTGTTGTTCAGGAGAAGCAAACACTGGGagtccatttgaaaaaaaacaactcttgTCTCATTTCAGTAATTTACTATGCAGagattttgtgtttttcataATGGATTACAacctgtaatttcattttttgaataCATGGACCTAATAGTTCACGTAATGAAAGTCTAACAAGCCTGAAGATGAGCCATTAATGAAACAGCAGTTTTATGATTCTCCACCGATATATTGTAATAGTGAATCACTTATAAAGCTGTCCCGTGCTGATTTATGATGAAACTTGTTTGTGATACGGAGATACAGTCATGGTGCCTGCTGCTAAATTAGCATTTCCTGACAGTCATTAAACAATGGGAGTTGTAATCAGGATTTATGGGGTTTGAAGCGGAGCAGTGGGAAAGGCCAATTAAGCCATGTCCGTGCTCAGGTACCTCTGTAAAACAGCCTTGTTAATTTATCCTAACTAATTAGTTTGTTCTCTTTCAAATGGAGAAACTGGTCAGGAGTGCATGAGGGTGCGCAGCTGGCTGCCGTgctgccccaggacaggcagccCCCGTCCCCTCGCGTAGCCCCCGTCCCCCTGATGATGGGGAAGCGGGGCGGCAGCTCTGGGGCCACGCGGGGCACGGGGGCCGCAGCCCTGTGCCAGCACCTGGGGGAGTGAGGCTGGCCTCGGCCATCATCCCCAGTAGCTTCCCAGCAGCCTGGCACAGACCTCTGGGCACGTCTCTCTAGTATCTCTCCAAGGGTCTCTTCCAGCTGCTCATCCGGTCCCCTGGGATCACGGTGTCTTCTTGTCGCCATCACAGGGAGCGTCCTGGGTCCACTGGGGACCTACTGCCCTCAGTGTGTGCTGCCGCCCCCCGCGATGTCCCGGGTCTTCCATTGTAGTCCCCTTGTCACGCAGGGTGCTGTGGGCTGCTCTTGCATCTCCTCTCAGTTAGGTCTTACGTCGGGTTTCTCTCTACACAGCAAGCCCCAAAGCCAGTGGCTGTGGACCATGTTTTAGGGACCCTGGAGGTGTCGGCTCTCAGAAACACCCATGTTGCAGCACGCCAGCGAGGCACTGTGGCAGTTGTGCAGGGTTTATCCCATGAATAAATCAGTGCCTCACTCTCTCCAGCTGAATTGCTGCAGACAGGGTTGCTGATGTTTGCTTTCCCTGACTGCTTCTGTCCCGAGGCCTCGCTGGGTTACCCAGACATCCGTAGCTCCCAGTCTCTTACAGCGACTGTTGTACCAGCTCCTCCCCAGATCCTGCCCCGCGTCCCTGTGGTGAGCACCCACTGCGGTGCCCAGCCGGGGCAGACCCTGTCTGGGGGACGTGCATTGTGGGCGAGCGGGGGGCTCAGAAGGGGTCCCACGAGCTGGGTTACTGATGTGCCTGCTTCCAGCGCCGTGGGGCTGCCGGGGTGCGGATGCGGCTGGAGGGCAGTGTCCTCGCTGCCTGGTCCTCCTCACTGCAACGCGCTTGCTGTGCACCAAAGCACCTCCCTGGGTCTATGAGGGGCGTGAGCTGGCTGAGCTCGCCCCTTCCTCTTGGAAGAGCCCTGTTGTCCCCCTGGAAAGTCGCAGCGGGAGGTGACTGACTCGGGGACACCCCTTCTGCTCCCTGGGGTCCCCGTGGCCAGGCTGCCAGAGTGCTGCTCTGTGCCGGGCACGTGTGGGCGCCTCGCATTAAACATACGggctctgtttttaaaaaaaacacattccTGGGGGCACTTTACACAGTTCTTCATAAAACTGTCCCCAGGCAGCGCCTGACTCTGCCTCTCAGCCTGTGTTCTGCCGCACAGCTGAATCCAAATTGGTCAGTTTATGAACATGAGCCACCGACTTGCGCTGCAAAGTGGGAAAAGTGACGGATGCTTCTGAGCAATGAAGGTAATTTCAATAGAAGGTGCCCTTCCAGCCTGCACCTGGCCCcgaggctggggcaggagggcagcagtCCCAAGACAGGCGCCCAGCTTGCTGCGGCACTGCTGCCGGGAGGGCTCCCGCGTGCCCAGAGCTGTTGTAGCGGCAGCACGCTGCCCGGCATGGGTGCTGGTGCCAGTCAGTACCTGTGGGCCACTGGCCTCATCCTGGCTGCCGGCACTCCCTGCCCACTCCAGCCAGCCgctccctgcccgctccctgcccgctcCAGCCAGGGGACCTACGGCACCATGAATCTGATAGGCACCATGGATTTGATAGTTTACTCTAGTAATACAAGACTAATTTATAAATCTTTCCATCCCATTAGTTTTTATTTGATTTGGATGTTCAGCTGTCAAAGCAAATGATTTAATTAGTGCTAAACTGGGCTGCAGGGACGCTACATTTTCCCCTGGCCTggtgctccctccctggcctgGCAGCCTGGCTCCCCATGCCAGAAACAGATAGTTGTATGCAGGACCCTGTCTCGGAACCCTTGGGCCTGATCCAGCCGTGGTGGGGTTGGTGATACCCTCGTAGGCATGAGCCCCACGTCCCCGGGCAGCCCCTCGCTCCCAGCTCCCACTGgaggagcagcacagcacccTGGGGCCTCGTCCATCACTCCCCACAGCTTCTCGTGGCGGTCGAGATCAGCCACCACGATTCTGCATCCCAGCCCCGGCATCCTTTGCCATCACTGGGCGCAAGGGCTGTGTGCAGGCTGCACTCATTTCCTGCCTGCCTCCAGGATgaaggcagaaggaggagggggctgcacTCCTGCTGGGTGCTGGAGGCTGGCACCCTCCTGGGCTGGCACCCTCCTCTGCCCCGGGTGCGGTGCTCGCTGCAGGGCCAGCGGCACAGGGTGCACAGGAGCTGGGGTACACCATAATGTCATCGGGGAGGAGACACGCTGCGTAATTGCAGTAATTCCAGAAGGAGCTACTGTGATTTCTGTTGCAAATGGCAGCTGGTGTAGGAATGGGGAGTGAAAGGCTCTAGCAGAGGCTGTCTGCCGGGTGATGCATCTGTGCCAGTGACCGGGGCGGGTGGCAGGATCTGCTCCCTTTCCTGGCTGCAGACTGAGCCGCGACGCTTTCCTTACATCGATAACGACTCTACTGCTGATGGGGATGGAGCAGCCCCGGCTGCCGCACAGCGCCAGggtccccgcagcctggcctTGCCCTTGTCCTCCATCCTGCCTGGCTCTGGCCTCCCCCAGGAGCCAAGTGtctctgcttgctgctgtgTGTGGGGGGCTGCCAGTACCCCCATCCTCTGCgcggggggtccccaggggccaAGATGGACCTGGGAGACAGTCATGGCCAGGGGccctctgcagtgctgcaggagggagctgtgccTGCCTTGTCCTGCCGGGAGGGGACACCTCACCAACCCCCCACTGCGAACACAACCTCCCGGTGCCTGGCTCGGCTCCTTCCTCACCGTCGCCTTCTGCTTCGCTTGCAGGAGCCTGATGCCGCGAACGCTCGACAGCCAGATCACGGTGGAGAAGACCCCCAGCTACTTTGTCACCAAGGAGGCACCACGGCGCATCTTCAACATGTCCCGGGACACGAAGCTGATCGTGGTGGTGAGGAACCCGGTCACCCGGGCCATCTCGGACTACACACAGACGCTCTCCAAGAAGCCAGACATCCCCACCTTCGAGGGGCTGTCCTTCCGCAACCGCAGCCTGGGGCTAGTGGACACCTCCTGGAACGCTATCCGCATTGGGATGTATGCTGTGCACCTGGAGAGCTGGCTCCAGTACTTCCCCCTCTCCCAGATCCACTTTGTCAGCGGGGAGAAGCTGATCACAGACCCAGCTGGGGAGATGGGCAAAGTCCAGGACTTCCTGGGCATCAAACGGGTTATCACAGACAAGCACTTCTACTTCAACAAGACAAAAGGTTTTCCTTGCCTGAAAAAGTCAGAGAGCAGCGGCTTGCCTCGCTGCCTGGGCAAGTCCAAAGGCAGGACTCATGTGCAAATAGACCCCGAGGTGATCGAGCAGCTTCGGGACTTTTATAGACCTTATAATATCAAATTCTATGAAACAGTTGGGCAGGACTTCAGGTGGGAATAAACgtctgggagcagagctgcggTGACGTGAGGCTGCGGTCTTCCACGAGGGGGGCCCAGGGGGGCTGGAGCCAGGACGCCCCAGCCAGCCCATCCTGCCCAAAATCCATGAACAGAGGCAGGCAAGGGGCTTCCCTGGCCCTCAGGAGGCTGGGATGCTCCAGGGCGAGCTGAGATGGGGGAAGACCCAGAGTCCTGCTCCAGCCACTGAGGGAGGAGTGCCCAGCAGGCACTGCCCATCCCGGCACGTCAGCAGTGCCACGGCTTGCTCTGTGGGGTCCCATTTGCTTTTACCACCACGTGGTCCCCAAGGCCACGGTGATGGCCCTGTTCTGTAGCCTACACAGGCTGCTCCAAAGCATGTCCCTCCTCTGTGTCCCAAAGCAAATGGGTGCTCCCAGACACCCCCGACTGCAGtcagcagctgtggggctgtCCCCATGGGGCCACGTCCCACCGTGGTGCTGGGGCGGGCAGAGCTCTGGCCGCTCCGCTTTGCCTTTCGTCACTTAAGCGCAGTACGTAACCATGAGGACAGTGAGATGTATCTGCTTGAAAAAGAAGTCTATGAAAAATGTTGTACCGATATTTTGTCCTGTGAATAAAGCACAGAATCCTGCTGTTACGGGTACTTTAGTGGCA
This region includes:
- the HS3ST2 gene encoding heparan sulfate glucosamine 3-O-sulfotransferase 2, which translates into the protein MAHRAPSGRASAAAPAPSRRLARRVLVLFTLSLSCSYLCYSLLCCCGGPAAPRARCAPARSAAAAKKLLQKSRPCGRPPPAEPPGSAAPVRRPREPPAPPAGSPPGSARPGAKRLPQAIVVGVKKGGTRAVLEFIRVHPDVRALGTEPHFFDRNYDRGLEWYRSLMPRTLDSQITVEKTPSYFVTKEAPRRIFNMSRDTKLIVVVRNPVTRAISDYTQTLSKKPDIPTFEGLSFRNRSLGLVDTSWNAIRIGMYAVHLESWLQYFPLSQIHFVSGEKLITDPAGEMGKVQDFLGIKRVITDKHFYFNKTKGFPCLKKSESSGLPRCLGKSKGRTHVQIDPEVIEQLRDFYRPYNIKFYETVGQDFRWE